The Styela clava chromosome 10, kaStyClav1.hap1.2, whole genome shotgun sequence genome window below encodes:
- the LOC120337989 gene encoding BBSome complex member BBS5-like, translated as MTGLWEDRDIRFDVSMQQMKMRPGEVLIEIFPSVEDAKGNSGERGKLLVTNLRLIWHSVTLPRVNLSIGYNCMQNVTSRKTSSKLRGPTEALFIPAKSSTKYEFVFTTDSNNTSKMLTTVISIYKAYETSKLYRDLKLRGALIENKQLRMLPEEQVYNTVNGAWNLSSDQGNLGTFFITNIRVVWVANMNESFNVSIPYLQISNIKIRDSKFGYAMVIETSWQSGNYVLGFRIDPLEKLQQSAKEIQSLHKVYSASPIFGVSFQRSEDLGDESEEMYATIQQPVMEDAEIDTTIQSDACVAYYADGVTGEENHEPPVFSEELGLAIEPLKPGYTIESLWKVL; from the exons atgacAGGACTGTGGGAAGACAGAGATATTAGATTTGATGTTAGCATGCA ACAAATGAAAATGAGACCCGGTGAAGTTCTGATTGAAATATTCCCAAGTGTTGAAGATGCAAAAGGCAACAGTGGGGAGAGAGGAAAACTTCTTGTTACTAATTTGAGATTAATCTGGCATTCTGTTACTTTACCCCGAGTTAATTTAT CCATCGGATACAATTGTATGCAAAATGTGACTTCCCGAAAAACTTCATCA AAACTTCGAGGCCCAACAGAAGCATTGTTCATTCCTGCTAAAAGTTCAACCAAATATGAATTTGTTTTTACGACTGATTCTAATAACACATCAAAGATGTTAACAACAGTAATAtctatatataa agcttatgaaacttcaaaattatataGAGATTTAAAGCTGCGAGGAGCTTTGAtagaaaataagcaattaaGGATGTTACCCGAG gaGCAAGTATACAATACTGTGAATGGTGCATGGAATTTGTCAAGTGACCAAGGAAATCTAGGAACCTTTTTCATTACAAATATTCGAGTAGTTTGGGTTGCAAATATGAATGAAAGTTTTAATGTCAGCATTCCATATCTTCAAATT TCCAACATCAAGATACGAGACTCTAAGTTTGGTTATGCGATGGTGATCGAGACATCGTGGCAAAGTGGGAACTACGTTCTCGGTTTTCGTATCGATCCACTTGAAAAATTACAGCAATCTGCAAAAGAAATTCAGAGTTTGCATAAAGTTTATTCAGCAAGTCCAATATTCGGAGTCAGCTTTCAGAGATCAGAGGATCTT GGAGATGAAAGTGAAGAAATGTATGCAACAATACAACAGCCTGTCATGGAAGATGCAGAAATAGATACAACTATCCAATCAGATGCTTGTGTAGCATATTATGCTGATGGTGTAACTGGTGAAGAAAATCATGAACCACCTGTATTCTCTGAAGAACTTGGTCTTGCTATTGAGCCTTTAAAACCTGGATACACAATAGAAAGCTTATGGAAAGTTTTGTAA
- the LOC120338203 gene encoding solute carrier family 49 member A3-like: MEYRVYSTRWAFITITSINVFSVVFMTYCYAGINDVITAYFQTTPFLIDLLATWAIFMTAVGLVVLALFKDSFGLRNQVLSTIVCTIIGSIVGAIGFSNRKWFYIVLSGQTFFGISSAIIFIIQIVLPANWFPVHETATVIGVFWASWSLGQAAAAGILPFVIGSLDATEAEFTFLKVKWTFLIVNGGIAFLHVLTGILSWYYLADHPPSSPSASQQYILERNTNQKPSITELLISNIKLILKIHRNREYILITLAHCLSTSVVVLTKILVASVFLDTFSNITDDDVAWIRLIGLLASAPASVVIGKITDETKKFKELTLTAHICLTIAGAGIVVGHRYKNFVCLAVLYPVTMVFGMFSKVTITELMIETTYPTNKIILMASQYFVIDVGTSVFTSITRYTLQTFGVLAAVSILLATCAISVLLLVAVRPHYKRLNMDMAEELEDETQTLLQEGQY, translated from the exons ATGGAGTATCGGGTATATTCTACCCGGTGGGCTTTTATAACAATAACTTCGATTAATGTATTTAGCGTTGTTTTCATGACGTACTGCTATGCAGGTATAAATGACGTTATCACGGCTTATTTCCAAACCACGCCATTTTTAATCGACCTTCTCGCGACATGGGCAATATTTATGACTGCTGTTGGCCTTGTTGTGTTGGCTTTATTCAAAGATAGCTTTGGCCTAAGAAATCAAGTTCTGTCAACGATTGTCTGCACGATAATAGGATCCATTGTTGGAGCAATTGGTTTCAGCAACAG aaAATGGTTCTATATCGTGTTGAGCGGTCAAACATTCTTCGGAATTTCTTCTGCAATTATCTTTATCATTCAAATTGTACTCCCTGCAAATTGGTTTCCAGTGCATGAAACAGCGACGGTCATTGGTGTGTTTTGGGCGTCATGGTCTCTGGGACAAGCAGCAGCAGCTGGAATATTACCATTCGTAATTGGTTCACTGGACGCGACTGAAGCGGAATTTacttttttgaaagttaaatgGACATTTCTGATTGTAAATGGTGGCATTGCGTTTCTACATGTATTAACAGGCATATTGTCCTGGTATTATCTGGCAGACCATCCACCTAGTTCTCCGAGTGCATCACAGCAATACATTCTGGAACGAAATACCAACCAAAAACCGTCCATTACTGAATTGCTAATTTCCAATATCaaacttattttgaaaattcatcGTAATCGCGAATATATTCTCATCACACTAGCCCATTGCCTTTCCACCTCAGTAGTggttttgacaaaaatattggtCGCATCTGTTTTCTTGGATACATTCAGCAACATAACTGACGATGACGTAGCTTGGATTCGCCTAATTGGATTGTTGGCTTCTGCTCCTGCTTCAGTTGTAATTGGAAAGATCACCGATGAGACAAAGAAATTTAAAGAGCTGACATTGACAG CTCACATTTGTTTGACCATAGCGGGAGCGGGAATCGTCGTTGGTCATCgctacaaaaattttgtttgtcttGCCGTCTTATATCCAGTTACAATGgtttttggaatgttttccAAAGTTACAATTACTGAACTTATGATTGAAACAACATATCCAACGAACAAGATTATTTTGATGGCATCACAATACTTTGTGATTGACGTGGGAACTTCCGTGTTCACGTCTATTACTCGATATACTTTACAGACTTTTGGGGTTCTAGCTGCAGTCAGTATACTCCTTGCTACATGTGCAATATCAGTATTACTCCTCGTTGCTGTTAGACCGCATTACAAAAGATTAAACATGGATATGGCTGAGGAACTAGAAGATGAAACACAAACACTTTTGCAGGAAGGACAGTATtga
- the LOC120337681 gene encoding putative MFS-type transporter C09D4.1: MEYRVYSARWVFMTITSINVFSVVFMTYCYAGINNVITAYFQTTPFFIDLLATWAIFMTAVSLPMLALFKDNFSLRNQILSTIACTLIGSIVGAIGFSNRKWFYVALGGQTFFGISSAINFVIQISLPANWFPAHESATVVGVFWASWSLGQAAAAGVLPFIIGSLAATKLESAFWKVKWVFLIVNGGIAFLHLITGILSWFYLADHPPSPPSASQQYILKQKTNQKSPITEMLISNIKLIVNVHRNRDYSILTLAHLLALSVATITKILVASVFLETFSHITDDEVAGIRLIGLLASVPASIAVGKIIDKTKKFKELTLTAHIGLTIACAGIVAGHGFRNFVCLAVLYPVNMILQMISTVTLIEFMIETTYPVDKIVLVTSHYFVTEMGLFLLSSGIRYILQNYGALAAVSTVLVICAISVLVLFFVRPNYNRLNTDM, from the exons ATGGAGTATCGTGTATATTCTGCTCGGTGGGTTTTTATGACAATAACTTCGATTAATGTATTTAGCGTTGTTTTCATGACGTACTGCTATGCCGGTATAAATAACGTTATCACGGCTTATTTCCAAACCACGCCATTTTTTATCGACCTTCTCGCGACATGGGCAATATTTATGACTGCTGTTAGCCTTCCTATGCTGGCTTTATTCAAAGACAATTTCAGCTTGAGAAATCAAATTCTTTCAACGATCGCCTGTACACTAATAGGCTCAATAGTTGGAGCAATCGGTTTCAGCAACAG AAAATGGTTCTATGTCGCATTGGGCGGTCAAACATTTTTCGGAATTTCGTCTGCGATCAACTTCGTAATTCAAATTTCACTCCCTGCAAATTGGTTTCCGGCGCACGAATCAGCAACGGTCGTTGGAGTGTTTTGGGCATCGTGGTCTCTGGGACAAGCAGCAGCAGCTGGAGTATTACCATTCATAATTGGTTCACTAGCAGCGACTAAACTCGAATCTGctttttggaaagttaaatgGGTATTTCTCATTGTAAACGGTGGcattgcgtttctacatttaataACAGGCATATTGTCCTGGTTTTATCTGGCAGACCATCCACCTAGTCCTCCGAGTGCATCACAACAATACATTTTGAAACAGAAAACCAATCAAAAATCACCAATTACTGAAATGCTGATTTCAAACATCAAGCTTATTGTAAACGTGCATCGTAATCGCGATTACTCTATCCTTACACTAGCCCACTTGCTTGCTCTTTCAGTCGCGACCataacaaaaatattggttGCATCTGTTTTCCTGGAAACATTCAGCCACATCACTGACGATGAAGTAGCTGGAATTCGCCTAATCGGATTGTTGGCTTCTGTTCCTGCTTCAATTGCAGTTGGAAAGATAATAGACAAAACAAAGAAATTCAAGGAGCTTACACTGACAG CTCACATTGGCTTAACCATAGCTTGTGCAGGAATCGTCGCTGGTCATGGCTTCAGAAATTTTGTTTGTCTTGCTGTCTTATATCCAGTGAACATGATTCTCCAAATGATTTCTACCGTTACACTTATAGAATTTATGATTGAAACAACATATCCGGTGGACAAGATTGTATTAGTGACATCACACTACTTTGTGACTGAAATGGGATTATTTCTGCTCAGTTCTGGtattcgatatattttgcagaATTACGGAGCTCTTGCTGCAGTCAGTACTGTCCTTGTTATATGTGCAATATCTGTCTTGGTTCTTTTTTTTGTTAGACCGAATTATAACAGATTAAACACAGATATGTAG
- the LOC120337790 gene encoding choline/ethanolamine transporter flvcr2a-like, producing MEYRVYSARWVFMAITSIHVFCVIFMMYCYAGINNVITAYFQTTPFFIDLLATWAIFMSAVSLPVLALFKDNSSLRNQIISTIACIIIGSIFGAIGFSNRKWFYVVLGSQTFFGISSAINLVIQISLPANWFPAHESATVVGVFWASCSLGQAAAAGILPFIIGSMDATEPESSFLKVKMVFLIVNGGIAFLHLLTGILSWFYLADHSPSPPSASQQYILKQKTNQKSPNTEMLISNIKLIAKVHRNREYSLLTLAHLLAFSVVILTKILVTSVFLETFSNITDDDVAGIRLIGLLASVPASIAVGKIIDKTKNFKELTLTGISKSNNGPGCNVLLCVRIVY from the exons ATGGAGTATCGTGTATATTCTGCTCGGTGGGTTTTTATGGCAATAACTTCAATTCATGTATTTTGCGTTATTTTTATGATGTACTGCTATGCCGGTATAAATAACGTTATCACGGCTTATTTCCAAACCACGCCATTTTTTATCGACCTTCTCGCGACATGGGCAATATTTATGTCTGCTGTTAGCCTTCCTGTGCTGGCTTTATTCAAAGACAATTCTAGCTtgagaaatcaaattatttcaaCGATCGCCTGTATAATAATAGGTTCAATATTTGGAGCAATCGGTTTCAGCAACAG AAAATGGTTCTATGTCGTGTTGGGCAGTCAAACATTTTTCGGCATTTCGTCTGCGATCAACCTCGTAATTCAAATTTCACTTCCTGCAAATTGGTTTCCGGCGCACGAATCAGCAACGGTCGTTGGAGTGTTTTGGGCATCGTGTTCTCTGGGACAAGCAGCAGCAGCTGGAATATTACCATTCATAATTGGTTCAATGGACGCGACTGAACCCGAATCTAGCTTCTTGAAAGTTAAAATGGTATTTCTCATTGTAAACGGTGGCATTGCGTTTCTGCACTTATTAACAGGCATACTGTCCTGGTTTTATCTGGCAGACCATTCACCTAGTCCTCCGAGTGCATCACAACAATACATCTTGAAACAGAAAACTAATCAAAAATCACCAAATACTGAAATGCTGATTTCAAACATCAAGCTTATTGCAAAAGTGCATCGTAATCGCGAATACTCTCTCCTTACATTAGCCCACTTGCTTGCTTTTTCAGTGGTGATACTCACAAAAATATTGGTTACATCTGTTTTCCTGGAAACATTCAGCAACATCACTGACGATGACGTAGCTGGGATTCGCCTAATCGGACTGTTGGCTTCTGTTCCTGCTTCAATTGCAGTTGGAAAGATTATCGACAAAACAAAGAATTTCAAGGAGCTCACACTGACAGGTATTTCGAAAAGTAATAATGGCCCGGGATGCAATGTTTTGCTTTGTGTCCGAATTGTTTATTGA